One Candidatus Rokuibacteriota bacterium genomic window carries:
- a CDS encoding sigma 54-interacting transcriptional regulator: MAREVIREIRHQGAEQNPRLPVTSTGINPCEHFDALLNASFDGFVVVDAHGTVLKVNKAYVRIAGLREEDIVNQNMAAVVKKGVLKHSVSQEVIKRRIPITMMHTYPTGSTALVTGTPVFDEDGQLVLVIVNVRDITQLNKLRERLGQQAVAGEPNESIFLSPEYADLPTFNLVIHSDKMKRCLWSALKVAKYDSPVLILGESGVGKGRFARLIHDGSLQRGGPFVHLNCGAIPEPLVESELFGYERGAFTGALSTGKPGQFELAQNGTIFLDEIGELSLSLQVKLLNVIEEKRVQRVGGRHSIAINARLVAATNRDLKAMVTEGRFREDLYFRLNVVPLRIPALRERPEDIPVMLTTFLESLSRKYGVRKRLAPEVLQALSDYHYPGNVRELENILERLAILSDGEEIHASHLSLCAFEAAGRDVAVDTTLVSGLGDMADLFEARVLRQALDQCRTLREAAGRLGISVPTLWRKLRKHKLQVARAVKG, translated from the coding sequence ATGGCACGCGAGGTGATACGCGAGATCCGTCACCAGGGGGCCGAGCAGAATCCCCGCCTGCCCGTCACCTCCACCGGGATCAACCCCTGCGAGCACTTCGACGCTCTGCTCAATGCCTCCTTCGACGGCTTCGTGGTGGTGGATGCCCACGGCACGGTGCTCAAGGTCAACAAGGCCTATGTCCGCATCGCCGGGCTCCGCGAGGAGGACATCGTCAACCAGAACATGGCGGCCGTGGTCAAGAAGGGTGTCCTCAAGCACTCGGTGAGCCAGGAGGTCATCAAGCGGCGCATCCCCATCACGATGATGCACACCTACCCGACGGGGAGTACGGCCCTGGTCACGGGAACGCCGGTGTTCGACGAGGACGGCCAGCTGGTGCTCGTCATCGTCAATGTCCGGGACATCACCCAGCTGAACAAGCTGCGCGAGCGCCTGGGGCAGCAGGCGGTGGCCGGCGAGCCCAACGAGTCCATCTTCCTCAGCCCCGAGTACGCCGACCTGCCCACCTTCAACCTGGTGATCCACAGCGACAAGATGAAGCGCTGCCTCTGGTCGGCCCTGAAGGTCGCCAAGTACGACTCTCCCGTCCTCATCCTCGGGGAATCCGGGGTGGGCAAGGGGCGCTTCGCCAGACTCATCCACGACGGCAGTCTGCAGCGGGGCGGCCCATTCGTCCACCTCAACTGCGGGGCCATCCCAGAGCCGCTGGTGGAGTCGGAGCTCTTCGGCTACGAGCGGGGGGCCTTCACGGGGGCGCTCAGCACCGGCAAGCCGGGGCAGTTCGAGCTGGCCCAGAACGGGACCATCTTTCTGGACGAGATCGGCGAGCTGAGCCTCAGCCTGCAGGTCAAGCTGCTCAACGTCATCGAGGAGAAGCGGGTCCAGCGCGTCGGCGGGCGCCACTCCATCGCCATCAACGCGCGCCTCGTGGCGGCCACCAACCGTGACCTCAAGGCGATGGTGACCGAGGGGCGGTTCCGGGAGGACCTCTATTTCCGCCTCAACGTGGTCCCCCTGAGGATCCCTGCCCTGCGGGAGCGCCCCGAGGACATCCCGGTCATGCTCACGACCTTCCTCGAGTCGCTCTCCCGGAAGTACGGAGTGCGGAAACGGCTGGCCCCGGAGGTGCTCCAGGCGTTGAGCGACTACCACTACCCGGGCAATGTCCGGGAGCTCGAGAACATCCTGGAGCGGCTGGCCATCCTCTCGGACGGCGAGGAGATCCACGCCTCGCACCTGAGCCTCTGCGCCTTCGAGGCGGCGGGCCGGGACGTGGCCGTGGACACGACGCTCGTGTCCGGGCTCGGCGACATGGCCGATCTCTTCGAGGCGCGTGTCCTGCGCCAGGCTCTCGATCAGTGCCGGACGCTGCGGGAGGCTGCCGGGAGGCTCGGGATCAGCGTGCCGACGCTCTGGCGGAAGCTGCGCAAGCACAAGCTCCAGGTGGCCCGCGCCGTCAAGGGATAG
- a CDS encoding aminopeptidase P family protein yields the protein MTPVSKAAMDDPSLKFEWPVLDDYEGRVPFGTQSVDWEERINMDRMRRYRMGRVKQQMEGMKLGAILSINEWNMRYMTSTWNAYWTTPASGLRYSLFPATKDSPILYEQGEIGYHARQMAPWLHKVKVAMTGAGWIGRVMGPAGHEQQQKKFCQQIVDDLKQAGVEKETLAMDVWDPGIVAEFQRLGIKVSPDGAAAMLEARRIKNRDEIECQRMAATISDAMFGAVARAIRPGVKESELCGIAHKTAYDLGARVYSGIFVTSGPFGWPNPRDESDRIIRAGDVVYMDTYNTSYMGYKTCVYRTYSCGKAPQEAKDDYQLALDWLYDAINIIKPGVTTREVAEKWPSGPEVWKDIHIVSEDQTAGSNWAHGIGLTLYEPPIIWREVSLNPPDIPLEENMTFAIETQHGRPGKHGVRIEEMIRVTKTGVEVMTKFPVGEILEVPLV from the coding sequence ATGACACCTGTGAGCAAGGCGGCAATGGACGATCCGAGCCTCAAGTTCGAGTGGCCTGTTCTCGACGACTACGAGGGCCGGGTTCCGTTCGGCACCCAGTCGGTGGACTGGGAAGAGCGGATCAACATGGACCGGATGCGGCGCTACCGCATGGGGCGGGTCAAGCAGCAGATGGAGGGGATGAAGCTCGGCGCCATCCTCTCCATCAACGAGTGGAACATGCGCTACATGACCTCCACCTGGAACGCGTACTGGACGACGCCGGCCTCGGGGCTCCGCTACTCCCTCTTCCCGGCCACCAAGGACAGCCCGATCCTCTACGAGCAGGGCGAGATCGGCTACCACGCCCGCCAGATGGCCCCGTGGCTCCACAAGGTCAAGGTGGCCATGACCGGCGCCGGCTGGATCGGGCGCGTGATGGGACCGGCCGGCCACGAGCAGCAGCAGAAGAAGTTCTGCCAGCAGATCGTGGACGACCTCAAGCAGGCCGGCGTCGAGAAGGAGACGCTGGCCATGGACGTCTGGGACCCGGGCATCGTCGCCGAGTTCCAGCGGCTGGGCATCAAGGTGAGCCCGGACGGGGCCGCCGCGATGCTCGAGGCGCGCCGGATCAAGAATCGGGACGAGATCGAGTGCCAGCGCATGGCGGCCACCATCTCGGATGCCATGTTCGGCGCCGTCGCGCGGGCCATCCGCCCGGGCGTCAAGGAGAGCGAGCTCTGCGGCATCGCGCACAAGACCGCCTATGATCTCGGCGCCCGCGTCTACTCCGGCATCTTCGTGACCTCGGGCCCCTTCGGCTGGCCGAACCCGCGGGACGAGAGCGACCGCATCATCCGGGCCGGGGATGTCGTCTACATGGACACCTACAACACCTCCTACATGGGCTACAAGACCTGCGTCTACCGGACGTACAGCTGCGGCAAGGCCCCCCAGGAGGCGAAGGACGACTACCAGCTGGCGCTGGACTGGCTCTACGACGCCATCAACATCATCAAGCCCGGCGTCACCACGCGCGAGGTCGCCGAGAAGTGGCCGTCGGGCCCCGAGGTCTGGAAGGACATCCACATCGTCAGCGAGGACCAGACGGCGGGCAGCAACTGGGCCCATGGCATCGGGCTCACCCTCTACGAGCCTCCCATCATCTGGCGCGAGGTGTCGCTGAACCCGCCAGACATCCCGCTGGAAGAGAACATGACCTTCGCCATCGAGACTCAGCACGGCCGGCCGGGAAAGCACGGCGTGCGCATCGAGGAGATGATCCGGGTCACCAAGACCGGCGTGGAGGTGATGACGAAGTTCCCCGTCGGCGAGATCCTCGAGGTCCCGCTGGTCTAG